In Uranotaenia lowii strain MFRU-FL chromosome 2, ASM2978415v1, whole genome shotgun sequence, one genomic interval encodes:
- the LOC129748687 gene encoding solute carrier family 26 member 10-like codes for MAHSGGGGDSKFISRLSLNVDDNDGITNRGFYADLAEDHDRGGGGGVGGGPNGTSSGHGKAGPGLSPLTVIRPRYQQEELNQEMNYRVPETRVCKEMIKSIRGVSAKGCARSVFPIFGWLSEYSWAQDFVPDLISGCTVAVMHIPQGMGYALLASVPPIVGIYMAFFPVLVYFILGTSRHNSMGTFAVISIMVGKVVLSYSSVGGNSGGSSATVGNETLAATLTSGGNTDGIVRGPIEVAAAVCFVVGVFQVLMYFGRLGVISFLLSDTLVSGFTTGAAIHVLTSQIKDLLGLSLPPITGHFKIVKTYIAIFSDIANVNQAAVLISAVTIVLLVINNEYLKPKVAKRSTIPIPIELIAVISGTLLSQYCGLNESYAIKTIGHIPTGFPTPNMPDSTLFKAILLDCFPIAMVAYAVSVSMGLIFAQKQNYEIDFNQELLAMGASNIFGSFFSCMPFSASLSRSMIQYTVGGKTQIASIISCGILAVVLLWVGPFFEPLPRCVLAGIIVVSLKGLLMQVTQFLDFWKLSCVDAGIWIITFLTVVLVAIDIGLLVGIVLSICCIFFKGMKPYTCLMENVPNTDLYLDINRYKGTIDIPGVKIFHYCGSLNFATRAGFKSALCDALKLNLTEEIKLLNVSSSDNDYKRQQNLRYLVLDFGALSCIDSSAISSMKALIGEFEKLSITMLIAGVVPPVYEMMFKCGLVGGEREFCKLFPTVHDAVHWARESLGQDSGRISLA; via the exons ATGGCTCACAGCGGCGGAGGCGGCGATAGTAAGTTCATCTCGAGGCTGAGCCTCAACGTGGACGACAACGATGGCATCACGAATCGGGGCTTTTACGCTGACCTAGCGGAGGATCATGAtcgaggaggaggaggaggagttGGTGGTGGTCCAAATGGGACCTCTTCAGGCCACGGCAAAGCGGGTCCCGGCCTTTCCCCGCTAACCGTGATCCGGCCCCGATACCAGCAAGAAGAGCTCAATCAGGAAATGAACTATCGGGTGCCGGAAACGCGTGTTTGTAAGGAGATGATCAAAAGCATTAGGGGGGTCAGTGCTAAAGGGTGTGCGAGAAGTGTTTTCCCCATTTTTGGGTGGCTGTCGGAGTACTCGTGGGCGCAGGATTTCGTTCCGGATTTGATAAGTGGATGTACGGTGGCTGTGATGCATATTCCTCAGGGTATGGGTTATGCTCTGTTGGCAAGTGTTCCGCCAATTGTGGGGATCTATATGGCGTTTTTCCCAGTGTTGGTTTACTTCATTCTTGGAACATCGAGGCACAATTCGATGGGTACTTTTGCGGTGATCTCGATTATGGTGGGGAAAGTGGTCTTGAGTTATTCTAGTGTTGGTGGAAATTCTGGAGGGTCAAGTGCAACAGTTGGGAATGAAACTTTGGCAGCAACACtgacttccggtggaaatacTGATGGAATTGTACGGGGACCAATCGAAGTGGCAGCAGCTGTTTGTTTCGTTGTTGGAGTTTTTCAG GTGTTGATGTACTTCGGCCGGCTCGGAGTCATCTCGTTCCTGCTATCAGACACCCTCGTATCCGGTTTCACCACCGGTGCAGCCATCCACGTGCTCACATCGCAAATCAAGGATCTCTTAGGGCTTTCGCTGCCACCCATTACAGggcatttcaaaattgtcaag acCTACATCGCCATCTTCTCAGATATAGCGAACGTAAACCAGGCGGCAGTGTTGATATCTGCTGTCACAATCGTGTTGCTGGTGATTAACAACGAGTACCTGAAG CCGAAGGTTGCCAAACGGAGCACGATCCCGATTCCGATCGAACTGATAGCGGTCATCAGTGGGACCCTGCTGTCGCAGTACTGCGGCCTCAACGAGAGCTATGCGATCAAAACAATCGGACACATCCCGACCGGATTTCCGA CTCCCAACATGCCGGACAGTACCCTCTTCAAAGCCATTCTGCTGGACTGTTTCCCGATAGCGATGGTTGCGTATGCCGTTTCCGTCTCGATGGGTCTGATCTTCGCCCAGAAGCAAAATTACGAGATCGACTTCAACCAGGAACTGCTGGCTATGGGCGCTAGTAATATTTTCGGGTCGTTCTTTTCGTGCATGCCCTTCTCGGCCTCACTTTCACGATCGATGATCCAGTACACGGTGGGTGGGAAGACGCAAATCGCTTCGATCATATCATGCGGTATATTGGCGGTGGTTTTGTTGTGGGTGGGGCCTTTTTTCGAGCCCTTGCCTCGGTGCGTTTTGGCTGGGATCATTGTGGTGTCCCTGAAGGGGTTGCTGATGCAGGTGACACAGTTTTTGGACTTTTGGAAACTGAGCTGCGTGGATGCTGGTATTTGGATCATCACTTTCCTGACGGTGGTTCTGGTAGCGATCGACATCGGGTTGTTGGTGGGGATCGTTTTGAGCATCTGCTGCATCTTCTTCAAGGGCATGAAACCTTACACTTGTCTGATGGAGAATGTACCGAATACAGATCTGTACCTGGACATCAATCGATACAAGGGA ACGATCGACATCCCGGGGGTGAAAATCTTCCACTATTGTGGAAGTTTGAACTTCGCCACTCGAGCCGGATTCAAATCGGCGCTTTGCGATGCTCTTAAGCTGAATCTGACTGAGGAAATAAAGCTTCTGAACGTATCGAGCAGCGATAACGATTACAAACGGCAACAGAATCTACGATATTTGGTTCTGGACTTTGGGGCGCTAAGTTGTATCGATTCATCGGCCATCTCTTCGATGAAGGCCTTGATCGGGGAATTCGAAAAATTGTCCATTACGATGCTGATTGCCGGGGTGGTTCCGCCGGTGTACGAAATGATGTTTAAGTGTGGTTTGGTAGGTGGCGAACGGGAGTTTTGTAAATTGTTCCCAACGGTTCACGATGCCGTTCACTGGGCCCGGGAGAGTTTGGGACAGGATTCCGGCCGGATTAGTCTGGCGTAA